A genome region from Scomber japonicus isolate fScoJap1 chromosome 15, fScoJap1.pri, whole genome shotgun sequence includes the following:
- the LOC128374730 gene encoding tRNA selenocysteine 1-associated protein 1-like isoform X4 produces the protein MSTLWMGNLEAYMDEKFITRAFSTMGEQVVNVRIIRNKMTGGALGYCFVEMTDEATAERCLRKINGKALPGANPPTRFKLNRATFGKQDSGQMYSLFVGDLTPEVDDGMLYEFFYNRYPSCRGGKVVLDSMGNSKGCGFVQFPDERLQKRALEECQGAVGLGAKPLRLSLAANKNRQQQQSEQKSWQSNSGYRANYDQYSQYQQQGYPGYYPSWGYDQTGGYGYNYQQYDYTQYPPPQETEAVAEDDGVEDPSPELDVVEANRKYMELSEELYDAMIECHWQPAEFSTEQDCITSSLPEPIYC, from the exons ATGAGCACATTATGGATGGGGAAC CTGGAGGCTTACATGGATGAGAAGTTCATCACCAGAGCTTTTTCCACCATGGGGGAGCAGGTGGTCAACGTGAGGATCATACGCAACAAGATGACAGG GGGTGCTCTGGGTTATTGTTTCGTGGAGATGACAGATGAAGCCACGGCTGAGAGGTGTCTACGCAAAATCAATGGAAAAGCACTACCGGGAGCCAATCCA CCCACAAGATTCAAGTTAAACAGAGCCACCTTTGGGAAACAAGACAGCGG GCAGATGTATTCTCTGTTTGTGGGAGATCTAACTCCAGAGGTGGATGATGGGATGCTTTATGAGTTCTTCTATAACCGCTACCCTTCCTGTCGAGGAGGAAAGGTAGTGCTGGACAGCATGGGCAACTCCAA gggctGTGGCTTCGTTCAGTTCCCAGATGAGCGGCTGCAGAAGCGGGCGTTGGAGGAGTGTCAGGGTGCTGTAGGACTGGGTGCTAAACCTCTGAGACTGAGCCTGGCTGCTAACAA gaacaggcagcagcagcagtcagagcAGAAGTCGTGGCAGTCGAACTCCGGGTACAGAGCCAACTACGACCAGTACAGCCAGTACCAGCAGCAGGGATACCCTGGTTATTACCCCTCCTGGGGCTACGACCAGACTGGAGGCTACGGCTACAACTATCAGCAGTATGACTACACACAGTATCCCCCTCCACAG GAAACTGAAGCTGTGGCAGAAGATGATGGAgttgaag ATCCCAGTCCGGAGCTAGACGTGGTGGAAGCCAACAGGAAGTACATGGAGCTCAGTGAGGAACTGTATGACGCTATGATAGAGTGTCACTGGCAGCCAGCAGAGTTCTCCACAGAACAGGACTGTATCACATCAAGTCTACCAGAACCTATTTACTGCTGA
- the LOC128374730 gene encoding tRNA selenocysteine 1-associated protein 1-like isoform X2, translating into MSTLWMGNLEAYMDEKFITRAFSTMGEQVVNVRIIRNKMTGVSSPRGALGYCFVEMTDEATAERCLRKINGKALPGANPPTRFKLNRATFGKQDSGQMYSLFVGDLTPEVDDGMLYEFFYNRYPSCRGGKVVLDSMGNSKGCGFVQFPDERLQKRALEECQGAVGLGAKPLRLSLAANKNRQQQQSEQKSWQSNSGYRANYDQYSQYQQQGYPGYYPSWGYDQTGGYGYNYQQYDYTQYPPPQETEAVAEDDGVEDPSPELDVVEANRKYMELSEELYDAMIECHWQPAEFSTEQDCITSSLPEPIYC; encoded by the exons ATGAGCACATTATGGATGGGGAAC CTGGAGGCTTACATGGATGAGAAGTTCATCACCAGAGCTTTTTCCACCATGGGGGAGCAGGTGGTCAACGTGAGGATCATACGCAACAAGATGACAGG TGTGTCATCACCCAGGGGTGCTCTGGGTTATTGTTTCGTGGAGATGACAGATGAAGCCACGGCTGAGAGGTGTCTACGCAAAATCAATGGAAAAGCACTACCGGGAGCCAATCCA CCCACAAGATTCAAGTTAAACAGAGCCACCTTTGGGAAACAAGACAGCGG GCAGATGTATTCTCTGTTTGTGGGAGATCTAACTCCAGAGGTGGATGATGGGATGCTTTATGAGTTCTTCTATAACCGCTACCCTTCCTGTCGAGGAGGAAAGGTAGTGCTGGACAGCATGGGCAACTCCAA gggctGTGGCTTCGTTCAGTTCCCAGATGAGCGGCTGCAGAAGCGGGCGTTGGAGGAGTGTCAGGGTGCTGTAGGACTGGGTGCTAAACCTCTGAGACTGAGCCTGGCTGCTAACAA gaacaggcagcagcagcagtcagagcAGAAGTCGTGGCAGTCGAACTCCGGGTACAGAGCCAACTACGACCAGTACAGCCAGTACCAGCAGCAGGGATACCCTGGTTATTACCCCTCCTGGGGCTACGACCAGACTGGAGGCTACGGCTACAACTATCAGCAGTATGACTACACACAGTATCCCCCTCCACAG GAAACTGAAGCTGTGGCAGAAGATGATGGAgttgaag ATCCCAGTCCGGAGCTAGACGTGGTGGAAGCCAACAGGAAGTACATGGAGCTCAGTGAGGAACTGTATGACGCTATGATAGAGTGTCACTGGCAGCCAGCAGAGTTCTCCACAGAACAGGACTGTATCACATCAAGTCTACCAGAACCTATTTACTGCTGA
- the LOC128374730 gene encoding tRNA selenocysteine 1-associated protein 1-like isoform X1 has translation MSTLWMGNLEAYMDEKFITRAFSTMGEQVVNVRIIRNKMTGVSSPRGALGYCFVEMTDEATAERCLRKINGKALPGANPPTRFKLNRATFGKQDSGQMYSLFVGDLTPEVDDGMLYEFFYNRYPSCRGGKVVLDSMGNSKGCGFVQFPDERLQKRALEECQGAVGLGAKPLRLSLAANNLRNRQQQQSEQKSWQSNSGYRANYDQYSQYQQQGYPGYYPSWGYDQTGGYGYNYQQYDYTQYPPPQETEAVAEDDGVEDPSPELDVVEANRKYMELSEELYDAMIECHWQPAEFSTEQDCITSSLPEPIYC, from the exons ATGAGCACATTATGGATGGGGAAC CTGGAGGCTTACATGGATGAGAAGTTCATCACCAGAGCTTTTTCCACCATGGGGGAGCAGGTGGTCAACGTGAGGATCATACGCAACAAGATGACAGG TGTGTCATCACCCAGGGGTGCTCTGGGTTATTGTTTCGTGGAGATGACAGATGAAGCCACGGCTGAGAGGTGTCTACGCAAAATCAATGGAAAAGCACTACCGGGAGCCAATCCA CCCACAAGATTCAAGTTAAACAGAGCCACCTTTGGGAAACAAGACAGCGG GCAGATGTATTCTCTGTTTGTGGGAGATCTAACTCCAGAGGTGGATGATGGGATGCTTTATGAGTTCTTCTATAACCGCTACCCTTCCTGTCGAGGAGGAAAGGTAGTGCTGGACAGCATGGGCAACTCCAA gggctGTGGCTTCGTTCAGTTCCCAGATGAGCGGCTGCAGAAGCGGGCGTTGGAGGAGTGTCAGGGTGCTGTAGGACTGGGTGCTAAACCTCTGAGACTGAGCCTGGCTGCTAACAA TTTAAGgaacaggcagcagcagcagtcagagcAGAAGTCGTGGCAGTCGAACTCCGGGTACAGAGCCAACTACGACCAGTACAGCCAGTACCAGCAGCAGGGATACCCTGGTTATTACCCCTCCTGGGGCTACGACCAGACTGGAGGCTACGGCTACAACTATCAGCAGTATGACTACACACAGTATCCCCCTCCACAG GAAACTGAAGCTGTGGCAGAAGATGATGGAgttgaag ATCCCAGTCCGGAGCTAGACGTGGTGGAAGCCAACAGGAAGTACATGGAGCTCAGTGAGGAACTGTATGACGCTATGATAGAGTGTCACTGGCAGCCAGCAGAGTTCTCCACAGAACAGGACTGTATCACATCAAGTCTACCAGAACCTATTTACTGCTGA
- the LOC128374730 gene encoding tRNA selenocysteine 1-associated protein 1-like isoform X3, which produces MSTLWMGNLEAYMDEKFITRAFSTMGEQVVNVRIIRNKMTGGALGYCFVEMTDEATAERCLRKINGKALPGANPPTRFKLNRATFGKQDSGQMYSLFVGDLTPEVDDGMLYEFFYNRYPSCRGGKVVLDSMGNSKGCGFVQFPDERLQKRALEECQGAVGLGAKPLRLSLAANNLRNRQQQQSEQKSWQSNSGYRANYDQYSQYQQQGYPGYYPSWGYDQTGGYGYNYQQYDYTQYPPPQETEAVAEDDGVEDPSPELDVVEANRKYMELSEELYDAMIECHWQPAEFSTEQDCITSSLPEPIYC; this is translated from the exons ATGAGCACATTATGGATGGGGAAC CTGGAGGCTTACATGGATGAGAAGTTCATCACCAGAGCTTTTTCCACCATGGGGGAGCAGGTGGTCAACGTGAGGATCATACGCAACAAGATGACAGG GGGTGCTCTGGGTTATTGTTTCGTGGAGATGACAGATGAAGCCACGGCTGAGAGGTGTCTACGCAAAATCAATGGAAAAGCACTACCGGGAGCCAATCCA CCCACAAGATTCAAGTTAAACAGAGCCACCTTTGGGAAACAAGACAGCGG GCAGATGTATTCTCTGTTTGTGGGAGATCTAACTCCAGAGGTGGATGATGGGATGCTTTATGAGTTCTTCTATAACCGCTACCCTTCCTGTCGAGGAGGAAAGGTAGTGCTGGACAGCATGGGCAACTCCAA gggctGTGGCTTCGTTCAGTTCCCAGATGAGCGGCTGCAGAAGCGGGCGTTGGAGGAGTGTCAGGGTGCTGTAGGACTGGGTGCTAAACCTCTGAGACTGAGCCTGGCTGCTAACAA TTTAAGgaacaggcagcagcagcagtcagagcAGAAGTCGTGGCAGTCGAACTCCGGGTACAGAGCCAACTACGACCAGTACAGCCAGTACCAGCAGCAGGGATACCCTGGTTATTACCCCTCCTGGGGCTACGACCAGACTGGAGGCTACGGCTACAACTATCAGCAGTATGACTACACACAGTATCCCCCTCCACAG GAAACTGAAGCTGTGGCAGAAGATGATGGAgttgaag ATCCCAGTCCGGAGCTAGACGTGGTGGAAGCCAACAGGAAGTACATGGAGCTCAGTGAGGAACTGTATGACGCTATGATAGAGTGTCACTGGCAGCCAGCAGAGTTCTCCACAGAACAGGACTGTATCACATCAAGTCTACCAGAACCTATTTACTGCTGA
- the sacm1la gene encoding phosphatidylinositol-3-phosphatase SAC1-A: MATAYERYNLHTTPEKFFIEACDEGADAVLAIDRVSNEMTLTGKKDVPPSAVTRPICGIMGTIRLVAGMYLIVITRKRNVGSLMGHAVWKAVDFDIISYKKTVLHLSEIQSQENKTFLSMINNVLTTDGFYFCTDYDLTHTLQRLANTSPDFQEMTLLERADQRFMWNGNLLRELAAQPELHKFALPVVHGFIVMKPCRINGKIFEWILISRRSCFRAGVRYYVRGIDSEGHAANFVETEQIVLYEGAKASFVQTRGSMPFYWSQRPNLKYKPKPIISKTINHLDGFQRHFDSQLLIYGKQTILNLVNQKGSEKPLEQAFAKMVSGMNNGMLHYIAFDFHKECSHMRWDRLQILVDDVADTQDDYGYFMVNSEGKTLAQQKGVFRSNCMDCLDRTNVIQSLLARRSLQSQLQRMGVLNVGQRVEEQADFEKIYKNAWADNANACAVQYAGTGALKTDFTRTGKRTRWGLLMDGWNSMIRYYKNNFSDGFRQDSIDLFLGNFAVDESEGPTPLRVQKDWKFLTLPIIMLVAFSMCIVCLLMAGDTWTETLAYVMFWGAASTITATIILFNGQDFVDAPKLVHKEKMD, encoded by the exons GCACACAACCCCAGAGAAGTTCTTCATCGAGGCCTGTGATGAGGGGGCTGATGCTGTCCTGGCAATTGACAGGGTCTCCAATGAGATGACCCTCACAG gGAAAAAGGATGTTCCTCCCTCAGCGGTCACCAGGCCTATCTGTGGCATCATGGGAACCATCCGTCTGGTAGCAG GGATGTACCTGATCGTCATCACCAGGAAGAGGAACGTGGGCAGCCTCATGGGTCATGCTGTGTGGAAGGCAGTCGACTTTGACATCATCTCTTACAAGAAGACTGTGCTGCATCTGTCTGAGATCCAG tCTCAAGAGAATAAGACCTTCCTGTCCATGATTAACAATGTGCTGACTACAGACGGCTTCTACTTCTGCACTGACTAcgacctgacacacacactgcagcggCTGGCCAACACCAGCCCTGACTTCCAGGAGATGACGCTGCTGGAGAGG GCGGATCAGAGGTTTATGTGGAATGGAAATCTGCTGAGAGAACTGGCTGCACAGCCAGAG CTTCACAAGTTTGCGCTACCTGTTGTCCATGGCT TCATTGTCATGAAGCCATGCCGTATAAATGGGAAGATCTTTGAGTGGATCCTCATATCCAGGAGAAGCTGCTTTCGTGCTGGTGTCAGATACTACGTCAGAG GCATCGACTCTGAAGGCCACGCTGCTAACTTTGTGGAGACTGAGCAGATTGTTTTGTATGAGGGAGCAAAGGCTTCGTTTGTACAG ACACGAGGGTCCATGCCTTTTTACTGGAGTCAGAGGCCCAACCTCAAATACAAACCCAAACCTATAATCAGCAAAACCATCAATCAC TTGGATGGTTTCCAGAGGCATTTTGACTCTCAGCTCCTCATCTATGGGAAGCAAACCATTCTGAACCTG GTGAATCAGAAGGGCTCAGAAAAGCCACTAGAACAGGCCTTTGCCAAAATGGTGTCTGGTATGAACAATGGAATGCTTCA TTACATCGCCTTCGACTTCCACAAAGAGTGCAGCCACATGAGATGGGACCGTCTCCAGATCCTGGTGGATGATGTCGCTGACACACAGGATGATTATgg ttactTCATGGTGAACTCTGAGGGGAAGACGCTGGCCCAGCAGAAAGGAGTATTCCGCAGTAACTGCATGGACTGTCTGGACAGGACCAACGTCATCCAGAGCCTGTTGGCCCGACGCTCCctacagtctcagctgcag AGGATGGGGGTTCTGAATGTGGGCCAGCGGGTTGAAGAGCAGGCTGACTTTGAAAAGATCTACAAGAACG CATGGGCTGACAATGCCAATGCATGCGCTGTACAGTACGCAGGAACTGGAGCCTTGAAAACAGACTTCACCAG GACGGGGAAGAGGACCCGGTGGGGGCTGCTGATGGATGGCTGGAACTCCATGATCCGCTATTACAAAAACAACTTCTCTGATGGCTTCAGACAA gattccattgacctgtttcTGGGTAACTTTGCTGTCGATGAGTCTGAGGGACCCACTCCTCTTCGTGTGCAGAAGGACTGGAAGTTCCTCACG CTGCCCATCATTATGCTGGTGGCGTTTTCCATGTGCATCGTATGTCTTCTCATGGCTG GTGACACATGGACGGAGACTCTGGCTTACGTGATGTTCTGGGGGGCCGCCAGTACCATCACAGCCACCATCATCCTGTTTAACGGCCAAGACTTTGTGGACGCCCCCAAACTGGTTCACAAGGAGAAGATGGACTGA